One stretch of Flavobacteriales bacterium DNA includes these proteins:
- a CDS encoding transposase — protein MKNTRRKFTAAFKTQVVLEALKERKSLQELAAQYKLHPNQISSWKKEFLENAESAFGQHESIDKAAIEKEKDELYNQIGRLKMENDWLKKKVL, from the coding sequence ATGAAAAACACGAGAAGAAAATTTACCGCAGCGTTTAAGACCCAGGTTGTTCTGGAAGCGCTCAAAGAGCGGAAGAGTTTGCAGGAACTGGCAGCTCAATACAAACTTCATCCCAATCAGATTAGCAGCTGGAAGAAGGAATTTCTTGAGAACGCCGAAAGTGCTTTTGGTCAGCACGAGTCGATAGATAAGGCTGCCATTGAGAAGGAGAAGGATGAACTATACAACCAGATAGGCCGGTTGAAAATGGAG